One segment of Purpureocillium takamizusanense chromosome 7, complete sequence DNA contains the following:
- the kri1 gene encoding Kinetochore protein Spc24 (COG:J~EggNog:ENOG503P00B~BUSCO:EOG09262POL) yields MAPGVTAAAMSSKSDAVDAKRLKRSLLEDSDSDSDDGGAQIETSGFKVNEEYAKRFEHNKKREERHRLEEKYKKDGRGLPQDDDGSDDESSSSNETEDEDGFLATEDLDAQISATLNAIRNKDPRVYDKNVTFVQLPDDEALAASKAPKEKPVFLRDYQREKLLRGDAGASDDEVEDDKPKTYTQEQDDLKKSILSEIKATKEEDSSGESDDDDFMKVKKPEKPDANGLHPSRKAAIKAPELDVTNADKDPETFLSNFMSSRAWIPEEGGKWKAFESDEGEGDDMADEWEQAYNMRFEDPAKSNEVLKSYARDFTAARSVRREEKTGRKRQREIEREKKEEEKRQKREEKARLRKLKLEETEEKLRKIKQAAGAVGKELTEQEWMQFLDGAWENERWEEEMQKRFGDEYYAMEDDAAKSDDGDEEEEGSGQGKKKKKAPKKPKWDDDIDIKDIIPDFEDEEAKPAVSLSDEGSQGEEGDEHEESRPLKKRKTADHKRARLESQKAARKERQKLEALVDSKLELEHHDVFGSSSSGGMAFRYRETSPQSFGMTPRDILLAPSDKDLNDYAGLKKLATFRDQEKKRRDKKRLGKKARLREWRRGVFGREFEREGPTFGFERLLAAEEGAAGPAAEGSASASHKHGQQRKQKTTGDAAAEGEEQSNVVGETGGSRKKRKRSKGKNKVTVDA; encoded by the exons ATGGCACCCGGAGTCACTGCAGCGGCAATGTCTTCGAAATCGGATGCTGTCGATGCCAAGCGCCTTAAGCGCAGCCTGCTCGAAGATAGCGACTCCGACTCAGACGACGGAGGGGCCCAGATCGAGACATCCGGTTTCAAGGTCAACGAGGAGTACGCCAAGCGCTTTGAGCACAACAAGAAGCGCGAGGAGAGACATAGGT TAGAGGAAAAGTACAAAaaggacggccgcggcctcccccaggatgatgacggttccgacgacgagtcaTCTTCCTCAAACGAGaccgaggatgaggatgggtTCCTCGCCACAGAGGACCTGGATGCTCAGATATCAGCCACGTTGAACGCCATCCGAAACAAGGACCCACGCGTCTACGACAAGAACGTCACCTTTGTCCAGTtacccgacgacgaggccttGGCCGCTAGCAAGGCTCCTAAGGAGAAGCCCGTGTTCCTGCGCGATTACCAAAGGGAGAAGCTCTTGCGTGGCGACGCGGGTGCCtctgacgacgaggtcgaggatgACAAGCCCAAGACGTACACGCAAGAGCAGGACGACTTGAAGAAGTCAATTCTCTCGGAGATCAAGGCAACCAAGGAAGAGGACAGTTCCGGCGAATCCGATGACGATGATTTCATGAAAGTCAAGAAACCGGAAAAGCCGGATGCGAATGGCTTACACccgtcgaggaaggcggcgatCAAGGCGCCAGAACTGGACGTCACCAACGCCGACAAGGATCCAGAAACATTCCTCTCGAATTTCATGTCATCCCGAGCCTGGATTCCTGAAGAAGGCGGCAAGTGGAAGGCTTTCGAGTCtgatgagggcgagggcgacgataTGGCGGACGAGTGGGAGCAGGCGTACAATATGCGGTTCGAGGATCCCGCAAAGAGTAATGAGGTCCTGAAATCATACGCTCGTGACTTTACCGCTGCGAGATCGGTGCGCcgcgaggagaagacgggcagGAAGCGCCAGAGAGAGATTGAGCGGGAGAagaaagaggaggagaagcgccAAAAACGCGAGGAAAAGGCCCGGCTGCGCAAACTGAAACTCGAGGAGACCGAGGAGAAACTGCGCAAGATAAAGCaggccgccggtgccgttgGAAAGGAGCTCACAGAGCAGGAGTGGATGCAGTTCCTCGATGGCGCTTGGGAGAACGAAAGGTGGGAGGAAGAAATGCAAAAGCGTTTTGGCGACGAGTACTACGCCATGgaagacgatgccgccaAGTCCGATGACGgagacgaagaggaggaaggtTCCGGAcagggcaagaagaagaagaaggcgccgAAGAAGCCTAAgtgggacgacgacatcgacatcAAGGACATCATTCCCGATtttgaggacgaggaagccaagcccgccgtCAGCCTAAGCGATGAGGGCAgccagggcgaggaaggggaCGAGCACGAAGAATCGCGGCCGTTGAAGAAGCGTAAGACTGCGGACCACaagcgcgcccgcctcgagtcCCAAAAAGCGGCGCGCAAAGAGCGTcagaagctcgaggccctcgttgACTCCAAGCTGGAGCTCGAGCACCACGACGTTTTCggctcatcgtcctcgggcggcaTGGCCTTCCGCTACCGCGAGACGTCACCCCAGTCGTTCGGCATGACGCCGCGCGACATCCTGCTCGCTCCGTCGGACAAGGACCTCAACGACTACGCCGGcctcaagaagctggcgACGTTCCGCGAccaggagaagaagcgcaggGACAAGAAGCGTCTCGGCAAGAAGGCCCGCCTCAGGGAATGGCGGAGAGGCGTCTTCGGGAGGGAGTTTGAGCGCGAAGGCCCCACGTTTGGCttcgagcgcctcctcgcggcggaggagggcgccgcggggcccgcggccgagggcagcGCCTCCGCGTCGCACAAGCACGGCCAACAGCGCAAGCAAAAGACGAcgggcgatgccgccgccgagggcgaagagcAGAGCAACGTTgtcggcgagacgggcgggtcgcgcaagaagagaaagagatCCAAAGGGAAGAACAAGGTCACCGTCGACGCCTAG
- the VPS21 gene encoding Vacuolar protein sorting-associated protein 21 (COG:U~EggNog:ENOG503NY6F): MADSNAPKPSSSVKLVLLGEAAVGKSSLVLRFVNNDFQENKEPTIGAAFLTQKCNLPTRTIKFEIWDTAGQERFASLAPMYYRNAQAALVVYDLTKPTSLIKAKHWVAELQRQASPGIVIALVGNKLDLAGESAAADGDDADDGEASGDARKVSTEEAQAYAEEESLLFFETSAKTGHNVSEVFTAIANAIPETSLKSARGAAASGAGSNRAGEEQRVNLGNPREAGAKDGCAC, translated from the exons ATGGCGGATTCCAACGCCCCCaagccgagcagcagcgtcaagCTCGTGCTCCTAGGCGAAGCTGCAGTGGGAAAG TCATCTTTGGTTCTCCGGTTCGTCAACAATGACTTTCAGGAGAACAAGGAGCCCACTATCGGTG CGGCCTTTTTAACCCAGAAGTGCAACCTTCCCACACGGACGATCAAGTTCGAGATCTGGGATACGGCCGGCCAAGAGCGAttcgcctccctcgcccccaTGTATTACCGCAACGCCCAGGCAGCTCTCGTCGTCTACGATCTCACTAAGCCCACCTCGCTCATCAAGGCGAAACACTgggtcgccgagctgcaaCGGCAAGCATCGCCGGGCATCGTCattgccctcgtcggcaacaAGCTGGACCTGGCAGGAGAGTCAGCGGCCGCTGATGGagacgacgctgacgacggcgaggcatCCGGCGATGCTCGTAAAGTGTCAACCGAGGAAGCGCAGGCCTacgccgaggaagagagCCTTCTCTTCTTCGAGACTAGCGCCAAGACGGGCCACAACGTCTCCGAAGTATTCACAGCGATCGCAAACGCGATTCCGGAGACGTCGCTGAAATCTGCAaggggtgctgctgcatcggGGGCCGGCAGCAACCGTGCGGGAGAGGAGCAAAGGGTCAACCTGGGCAACCCAAGAGAGGCGGGCGCCAAGGATGGCTGCGCATGCTAA
- a CDS encoding uncharacterized protein (EggNog:ENOG503NYUY) — protein sequence MAVSISEAQAELISSLAPDDIPIKLRCAICSKLAVNAYRLPCCEQAICETCQASLPQACPVCEHTPLAADDCNPHKSLRTTIRVFLRTAEKKREASRPKESKDATPATPVEGTKPPLVTEQLPESAHAGPDANATSHTQPDTTHSSETARPSAAGEPEQPKAPGETVSASAEEQGEEPADATGQEVAKDEEAADGHEGPSGVLATSGGDGDGGAEDEDDETNNYDNSSGANGGFSNNMMFPGGDFNQMQMMMAMQNGMGGNNAFGGFPMMGMGMDPMTMQNMYMNGGFQGMGMNGMGGFGGGFGQGSNDNWNGSQSWGFDQNNYNQSGPGMGTGDFGNFNAGFQAGYNPGNYGHFNDHRRNNFGRGRGRGRGFYGGGGYGRGGYQQFGGGGGMGNQDQGYYSQPQQEAGHQPQGQIDSAAGDGKSADEHGHGTPSGQTAGAGTQGGGQDSGDGGSADAGGVASRETLGSDAAGDVSRASQSGNVRPVPTAPDVPINAPKGPRAMRQGLPNTSLHHLRARGYQVDGAAQPPNGPASAQRKDSVTGSGRARSKSRSVDGAHAAPAGSVREGSNERTVDRTAGDEAKAVAKDGAGDDSRPDSQRGNRSPSRSHSRSRSSGREHRNSQRQRRHRSQSAEGGNRDDAHRRKKHRGGDRRYREEVHEHHRPRDGRHGDQSRSASPDESRKSSRRSHREREDEREGSRDRDRPRDRNDDQHKSSHRSHRDRDRDRDRDRDRDRDNDESRRRGRDRDHDRDRRDRKERRRERERERERESRHGSSSRRPSADGRSPTVDKSFDPPSGPRALDGRGSGSCNSHERTDRDRHGSHGSNGKAGTPKDAHTLEREARNRERLVKEAQRMALANMAGSKRGREDGGGDDSGGRKSRRTSRRSDTRDGPDDEDRMRRLEAEREAGRWS from the exons atggccgtGTCCATCTCTGAGGCTCAGGCCGAGCTCATCAG CTCCCTTGCCCCCGACGACATCCCTATCAAGCTGCGTTGCGCCATCTGCAGCAAGCTGGCTGTGAATGCCTATCGGCTGCCATGCTGCGAGCAGGCCATATGCGAGACCT GTCAAGCCAGTCTTCCGCAAGCATGTCCCGTCTGCGAGCACACTCCcctcgctgccgacgacTGTAACCCGCACAAATCACTCCGCACCACGATCCGAGTATTCCTTCGCACcgccgagaagaagagagaagCGAGCCGGCCTAAAGAGTCTAAAGACGCGACTCCCGCGACGCCAGTCGAGGGCACGAAACCCCCGTTGGTTACCGAACAACTGCCGGAATCTGCACATGCCGGTCCTGATGCGAACGCTACATCGCATACGCAGCCGGATACCACACACTCGAGCGAAACAGCACGACcgagcgcggccggcgagcctGAGCAG CCCAAGGCCCCTGGCGAGACTGTCAGCGCTTCAGCTGAAGAACAGGGCGAAGAGCCGGCTGATGCTACGGGCCAGGAAGTCGCGaaagacgaggaggcggctgACGGCCACGAGGGCCCCAGCGGGGTCTTGGCCACgagtggcggcgatggagatggaggagctgaggacgaagacgatgagaCGAACAACTACGAtaacagcagcggcgccaacggcggaTTCTCCAACAACATGATGTTCCCTGGCGGCGACTTCAACCAGATGCAAATGATGATGGCCATGCAAAACGGAATGGGAGGCAACAACGCCTTTGGTGGCTTCCCCATGATGG GAATGGGCATGGACCCCATGACGATGCAGAACATGTACATGAACGGTGGCTTTCAAGGCATGGGCATGAacggcatgggcggcttcGGTGGGGGTTTCGGACAAGGCTCCAATGATAACTGGAACGGTTCACAGTCGTGGGGTTTCGACCAGAATAATTACAATCAAAGTGGTCCCGGCATGGGCACCGGTGATTTTGGCAACTTTAACGCAGGATTCCAAGCAGGATACAATCCTGGCAATTATGGCCACTTCAATGACCATCGCCGCAACAACTttgggcgcggccgaggacgaggacgcggattctacggcggcggcggctatggccgaggaggctaCCAGcagtttggcggcggtggcggcatggGCAACCAGGACCAGGGATACTATTCCCAACCGCAACAGGAGGCCGGCCATCAACCCCAAGGACAGATCGACTCGGCCGCGGGAGATGGCAAGAGTGCAGACGAGCACGGGCACGGCACGCCGTCCGggcagacggcgggcgcagggACCCAGGGCGGCGGACAAGACTCTGGAGACGGTGGTAGTGCAGACGCCGGCGGAGTAGCCTCCCGTGAGACCCTTGGCAGTGATGCCGCTGGAGATGTGTCCCGTGCCAGCCAGTCTGGAAACGTGCGCCCCGTCCCGACCGCGCCAGACGTGCCCATCAACGCACCCAAGGGACCCAGAGCAATGAGACAGGGGCTTCCGAACACAAGCCTTCACCATCTCCGAGCGCGCGGCTACCAagtggacggcgccgcgcagccacCAAACGGGCCGGCAAGTGCTCAGCGCAAAGATTCTGTCACGGGCAGCGGCCGTGCGCGGAGTAAATCCCGATCCGTCGATGGCGCACATGCCGCGCCTGCTGGATCGGTCCGTGAAGGCAGTAACGAGCGTACCGTGGACCGCACGGCTGGCGATGAGGCCAAGGCAgtggccaaggacggcgccggtgacgacTCTCGCCCCGACTCCCAAAGGGGCAACCGCAGTCCAAGCCGCAGTCAcagtcgcagccgcagctctGGCCGGGAGCACCGCAATTCGCAGAgacagcggcggcatcggtCCCAATCGGCCGAAGGTGGcaaccgcgacgacgcccaccgGCGCAAGAAGCATCGAGGGGGCGACCGAAGATATCGTGAAGAAGTACACGAACATCATCGGCCCAgagacggccgccatggTGACCAGTCGcggtccgcgtcgccggATGAGTCGAGGAAGTCGAGTCGACGAAGCCATcgggagagggaggatgAGCGCGAGGGTAGCAGAGACCGAGACAGACCTCGCGATCGAAACGACGACCAACACAAGTCAAGCCACCGCTCACACCGTGACCGCGATCGTGACCGCGACCGTGACCGCGACCGTGACCGCGACAATGACGagtcgcggcgccgaggtagAGACAGGGACCACGACAGGGACCGCAGAGACCGCaaggagcgccgccgcgagcgcgagcgcgagcgcgagagGGAGAgccgccatggcagcagcagccggcgacCGTCCGCAGACGGCAGATCACCCACAGTAGACAAATCCTTTGATCCGCCCAGCGGGCCCCGCGCCTTGGACGGCCGCGGTTCCGGCTCGTGCAACTCACACGAGCGCACAGATCGCGACCGACATGGCTCCcacggcagcaacggcaaggcGGGGACGCCCAAGGACGCCCACAcgctcgagcgcgaggcgcgcAACCGCGAGCGCCTGGTGAAGGAGGCGCAGCGCATGGCACTGGCCAACATGGCGGGCTCCAAGAGGGGccgcgaggatggcggcggcgacgacagcggcggtCGAAAGAGCCGCAGGACGAGCCGGCGCAGCGACACGAGAGACggacccgacgacgaggaccgtATGCGCCGGCTCGAGGCAGAGCGCGAGGCCGGACGCTGGAGCTAG
- a CDS encoding uncharacterized protein (COG:K~EggNog:ENOG503NYPZ) — MSGVGPHAHQAQHGLPAVSQPFFQPQRDGATIRGGSGPMMDASHFSELTYSFSGLPDQVRSHVMSMPAVSHVGYEGPAAAQFSHHHTMASTLPPEPHPMAPMASMPPASLPVDSDNHRSSPVESDDDGGVDRNSPAANTFEDPVTDEFGLHGRSRGDGSDLGGKKDGTSDAPPAWSELKTKAGKDRKRLPLACIACRRKKIRCSGEKPACKHCLRSRIPCVYKVTTRKAAPRTDYMAMLDKRLKRMEERIIKIIPKAEQEATPLITRAVVKPAIPGTESSSKPLSKKRGADEAFGPDLEAWAKAPSKPKPPQAGDQQSAVEAQEGEEDKLLLEGADALPPKEVQEHLAEVFFDNVYGQAYHLLHKPSYMRRLRNDTLPPVLVLSVCAVAARFTPNPKISPSTRPFLRGEEWASQARDICTKRYEWPNITILTCLLILGLHEFGTCHGGRSWALGGQAIRMAFALQLHKDLEFDPLCRNKVPLSFIDREIRRRIMWACFLMDRFNSSGSDRPMFINEETIKIPLPVKERYFQLDMPVHTEMLNGAPSAVGTTDDGQPSSAENNMGVAAYTIRSIAIWGRIITYLNQGGRESDVHPMWSEDSDYAALVHDTDEFVENLPSSLQYSPQTLELRVTEGTASQFLLLHLSIQQNMLFLNQAAVTFTNSRAGAEAPKDFLSRVSAKTFAAADRISEIFKDAEQSQCHITAPFAGYCAFSSTTIHIMGIFSGVTATKVAAETNSGINIRFLRKMMRVWGMFHWMVENIRTQYRTALEASQAGRGDESSASRIIPYGDWFNQYPHGVPDTDLTDSAIQRKRAGEDGVLEQKPELQSVEEFFTTLSPTQTAEPHKRSATKTKQAARRQGELPAANVEAQNLEVVSRNTAGQRRSPSNGAAPPPPRHFTSALAGQTSGPTGFSPLVVPQTQTPTYNSMSPMSPVQVDQFSRQTGQNPFFSADMLSMNVPQQSGSLGPHLDRQMSFAGFPIDTVGAVNGSPTTTMGGGMNGWPSVPGKGDGQRSMKVEDHIPNGRQVQGQQMPAPDGMSAFHGPDPSAAWFIPLGMDTPSVDHSMGLDGGSGADPFANIFGGGGGPIMTQTQLDALRHSL; from the exons ATGTCAGGCGTCGGGCCCCATGCGCACCAGGCCCAGCATGGGCTCCCGGCAGTTTCGCAGCCCTTCTTCCAACCACAGCGCGACGGGGCCACGATACGCGGCGGCTCGGGGCCCATGATGGATGCTTCGCACTTCTCCGAGCTCACGTACTCATTCTCTGGCCTGCCGGACCAGGTGCGCAGCCATGTCATGTCCATGCCAGCTGTGTCACACGTCGGGTACGAAGGTCCTGCGGCCGCGCAGTTCTCGCATCACCACACCATGGCGTCCACATTGCCTCCCGAACCCCATCCGATGGCTCCCATGGCTTCCATGCCCCCAGCGTCGCTGCCTGTGGACTCGGACAACCACAGATCAAGCCCCGTGGAgtcggatgacgacggtggAGTCGACAGGAACTCGCCAGCGGCCAACACTTTCGAGGACCCCGTAACCGATGAGTTCGGCCTCCACGGTCGCAGTCGTGGAGACGGCAGCGACCTTGGCGGCAAGAAGGACGGAACGTCAGATGCTCCCCCTGCGTGGAGCGAGCTCAAGACAAAGGCAGGCAAGGACCGCAAGCGCCTGCCGCTTGCGTGCATCGCTTGCAGGCGCAAGAAAATCCGCTGCTCCGGCGAGAAGCCCGCTTGTAAACACTGCCTGAGATCCCGGATACCGTGCGTTTACAAGGTCACGACGCGCAAGGCCGCACCTCGAACCGATTACATGGCCATGCTCGACAAGCGATTGAAACGTATGGAAGAGCGCATCATCAAGATCATTCCCAAGGCCGAGCAAGAAGCAACTCCACTCATCACTCGTGCCGTCGTCAAGCCGGCTATTCCAGGCACCGAATCATCTAGCAAGCCCCTTTCCAAGAAGCGAGGCGCCGATGAGGCATTCGGCCCAGATTTGGAGGCTTGGGCAAAGGCCCCATCCAAACCCAAGCCTCCCCAAGCTGGAGACCAACAGTCGGCTGTCGAGGCGcaagaaggggaagaagacaAGCTGCTACTCGAAGGTGCAGACGCCTTGCCGCCAAAGGAAGTCCAGGAACATCTAGCCGAGGTCTTCTTCGATAATGTGTACGGACAAGCATACCATCTACTCCACAAACCCAGCTACATGCGGAGGCTGAG AAACGATACTCTACCcccggtgctggtgctgtcaGTCTGTGCGGTTGCTGCGCGGTTCACGCCGAACCCCAAGATCAGCCCTTCGACAAGGCCATTCCTCCGCGGTGAAGAATGGGCGTCACAAGCTCGGGATATCTGCACCAAGAGATACGAGTGGCCCAACATCACAATCCTAACATGTCTTTTGATTCTAGGGCTTCACGAGTTCGGTACgtgccacggcgggcggagCTGGGCTTTGGGTGGCCAAGCGATTCGCATGGCGTTCGCTCTGCAGCTGCACAAAGACTTGGAGTTCGACCCTCTCTGCCGCAATAAGGTCCCACTCAGCTTCATTGACCGCGAGATCCGTCGGAGAATCATGTGGGCGTGCTTTCTCATGGACAGGTTCAACTCATCGGGGTCCGATCGACCCATGTTCATCAATGAAGAAACTATCAAGATCCCTCTCCCCGTTAAGGAACGGTATTTCCAGTTGGACATGCCTGTTCACACCGAGATGCTGAATGGGGCACCATCGGCGGTCGGAACGACGGATGACGGTCAACCGAGCTCAGCGGAGAACAATATGGGCGTCGCAGCCTATACCATTCGCTCTATCGCCATCTGGGGTAGGATCATAACCTACCTCAATCAGGGAGGTAGGGAGTCAGATGTCCATCCAATGTGGAGCGAAGATTCCGATTACGCAGCGCTTGTCCACGACACCGATGAATTCGTTGAGAACCTCCCTTCGTCTTTGCAATACTCACCGCAGACGCTCGAGCTCCGGGTGACAGAGGGCACCGCAAGCCAGTTTCTTCTACTCCACCTGTCCATCCAGCAGAACATGCTTTTCCTTAAtcaggccgccgtcacctTTACAAACAGTCGGGCGGGTGCTGAAGCGCCAAAGGATTTCCTGTCGCGTGTCAGCGCAAAGACCTTTGCGGCTGCAGACCGCATATCCGAGATCTTCAAGGATGCAGAACAGTCACAATGCCATATCACAGCCCCTTTTGCTGGCTATTGTGCCTTTTCGTCGACCACGATTCACATCATGGGGATCTTCTCAGGGGTTACCGCCACTAAGGTAGCTGCAGAAACGAATTCTGGAATCAACATACGGTTTCTGCGCAAGATGATGAGGGTCTGGGGGATGTTCCACTGGATGGTGGAGAACATTCGCACGCAGTACCGCACTGCGCTCGAGGCGTCTCAGGCGGGTCGAGGAGATGAATCTTCAGCTTCCCGCATTATTCCGTATGGCGACTGGTTCAATCAGTATCCACACGGCGTGCCCGATACCGATCTTACTGATTCGGCGATCCAGCGAAAGCGAgccggcgaagacggcgttCTGGAACAGAAACCGGAACTCCAGTCCGTGGAGGAGTTCTTCACAACCTTATCCCCGACTCAGACAGCGGAGCCTCACAAGCGATCCGCAACAAAGACAAAACAAGCTGCGAGACGGCAGGGAGAATTGCCAGCGGCTAACGTGGAAGCGCAAAATCTCGAGGTTGTGTCAAGGAATACCGCGGGGCAACGTCGCAGCCCCAGCAAtggtgccgcgccgccgccgccgcgacatTTTACATCTGCTCTCGCCGGGCAAACCAGCGGACCAACGGGGTTCAGCCCACTGGTCGTACCGCAAACACAGACCCCGACGTACAATTCCATGTCGCCAATGAGCCCAGTTCAGGTCGACCAGTTCTCTCGACAGACAGGCCAGAACCCGTTCTTCTCTGCAGACATGTTGTCGATGAACGTACCGCAGCAGTCTGGAAGTCTGGGGCCGCACCTTGACCGGCAGATGTCATTTGCCGGATTCCCGATCGACACCGTCGGGGCAGTGAATGGAAGTCCTACTAccaccatgggcggcggcatgaacGGGTGGCCCAGCGTGCCAGGCaagggcgacggccagcgcagCATGAAAGTCGAGGATCATATCCCCAACGGCCGGCAGGTCCAAGGGCAGCAAATGCCTGCGCCCGACGGAATGAGTGCTTTCCACGGCCCGGatccgtcggcggcctggttCATACCTTTGGGTATGGACACCCCCAGCGTGGACCACAGCATGGGCCTCGATGGAGGGAGCGGCGCTGACCCATTCGCCAACATctttggaggcggcggcggtccgaTCATGACGCAGACCCAGCTCGACGCGTTGAGACACTCGCTTTAG